A DNA window from Labrys wisconsinensis contains the following coding sequences:
- a CDS encoding iron-containing alcohol dehydrogenase gives MPAAADWSFPTPVRFGAGRIRELPQAIAACGASRPLLVTDRGLARLPMTAAILRALEQAGMPAALFAEVKPNPTGGNVAEGVAALKAGGHDLVVAFGGGSALDAAKAIALMATQARPIWDFEDVGDNWRRVDTSRLIPVVAVPTTAGTGSELGRASVITHEEEARKVIVFHPRMMPDTVIMDPELTVGLPAPITAATGMDALSHALEAYSAPRFHPLADGIALNALRLIKDWLPRAVAVGSDLEARAQMLIASGMGCVALQKGLGAVHALAHPLGALHDTHHGLLNAVLMPYVVAFNRPAIEPRLADIARLLDLPGRDGGTVIDWLVSLRAEIGLPPSLAAIGLADIDRDRVVAMALADPCAGGNPVPLGPDNLAVLLDAAIAGRL, from the coding sequence CTGCCTGCCGCCGCCGACTGGAGCTTTCCCACCCCCGTGCGCTTCGGCGCCGGACGGATCCGGGAGCTGCCCCAGGCCATCGCCGCCTGCGGCGCCTCGCGGCCGCTGCTGGTGACGGACCGGGGCCTGGCGCGGCTGCCGATGACGGCGGCGATCCTGCGCGCCCTGGAGCAGGCCGGCATGCCGGCGGCGCTGTTCGCGGAGGTCAAGCCGAACCCGACGGGGGGCAACGTCGCCGAGGGCGTCGCCGCGCTGAAGGCGGGCGGCCACGACCTCGTCGTCGCCTTCGGCGGCGGCAGCGCCCTCGACGCCGCCAAGGCGATCGCGCTGATGGCGACGCAGGCCCGGCCGATCTGGGACTTCGAGGATGTCGGCGACAACTGGCGGCGCGTCGACACCAGCCGGCTGATCCCGGTGGTGGCGGTGCCGACCACGGCCGGCACCGGCTCCGAGCTCGGCCGCGCCTCGGTGATCACCCACGAGGAGGAGGCGCGCAAGGTCATCGTGTTCCATCCGCGCATGATGCCCGATACGGTGATCATGGACCCGGAGCTGACGGTCGGCCTGCCGGCGCCGATCACCGCGGCGACGGGCATGGACGCGCTGTCCCATGCGCTGGAAGCCTATTCGGCGCCGCGCTTCCATCCGCTGGCCGACGGCATCGCGCTCAACGCGCTGCGGCTGATCAAGGACTGGCTGCCGCGGGCCGTCGCCGTCGGGAGCGACCTGGAGGCGCGGGCGCAGATGCTGATCGCCTCCGGCATGGGCTGCGTCGCCCTGCAGAAGGGGCTCGGCGCCGTGCACGCGCTGGCCCATCCGCTCGGCGCGCTGCACGACACCCATCACGGCCTCCTCAACGCGGTGCTGATGCCCTATGTCGTCGCCTTCAACCGGCCGGCGATCGAGCCGAGGCTGGCCGACATCGCCCGCCTGCTCGACCTGCCGGGCCGGGACGGCGGCACGGTCATCGACTGGCTGGTGTCGCTGCGCGCCGAGATCGGCCTGCCGCCCTCTCTCGCCGCGATCGGGCTCGCCGATATCGACCGCGACCGGGTCGTCGCCATGGCGCTGGCCGACCCCTGCGCCGGCGGCAATCCGGTCCCGCTCGGGCCGGACAACCTCGCCGTCCTGCTCGATGCCGCCATTGCCGGCCGGCTGTAG
- a CDS encoding iron transporter: protein MLKMLQAVTVVAGSLLAATAAHATEFYMGEPVTEEGMQFSPAYLTGIEMDRHPAGMSMDPKAVHIEIDIHAAKGEAHGFPEDAWIPYCTVRLTVEKVGAKYKEAKVLAPMEAGDGPHYANNFAMAGPGEYKATYVVEPPSSNGFIRHVDKETGVPEWWKPVTVSWTFQYPSKAKPD from the coding sequence ATGCTCAAGATGCTGCAGGCGGTCACGGTCGTGGCCGGATCTCTGCTGGCCGCCACCGCGGCTCACGCCACCGAATTCTACATGGGCGAGCCGGTCACGGAGGAGGGCATGCAGTTCTCTCCGGCCTACCTGACCGGCATCGAGATGGACCGCCACCCCGCGGGCATGTCGATGGACCCCAAGGCCGTCCATATCGAGATCGACATCCACGCCGCCAAGGGCGAGGCGCACGGCTTTCCCGAGGACGCCTGGATTCCCTATTGCACCGTCCGGCTGACGGTCGAGAAGGTCGGCGCCAAGTACAAGGAGGCCAAGGTGCTGGCGCCGATGGAGGCGGGCGACGGGCCGCACTATGCCAACAACTTCGCCATGGCCGGCCCTGGCGAGTACAAGGCGACCTATGTGGTCGAGCCGCCGTCGTCCAACGGCTTCATCCGCCACGTCGACAAGGAGACCGGCGTTCCCGAGTGGTGGAAGCCCGTCACCGTGTCCTGGACCTTCCAGTACCCGAGCAAGGCCAAGCCCGACTGA
- a CDS encoding anti-sigma factor family protein: MTGRPCPDWEILLHGFIDGELDAAHALRCEQHLAECAGCTAAVRDLQALRRTIGQEGVRWPAPESLRRSVLAAVARETQASPAPRSRPFLSLRGASGALGRWSLVPSLAVLAAALVLVLASPRQGPGLTDELVAGHVRSLLASHLTDVATSDQHTVKPWFGGKVDFSPPVVDLAARGFPLIGGRVDYIGGRVVAALIYRRNGHVINLFVWPASGGAATALAREGYNLVNWTQAGLTFWAVSDLNAVELREFQEDFAEATPK; this comes from the coding sequence ATGACCGGGCGCCCGTGCCCCGACTGGGAGATCCTGCTGCACGGCTTCATCGACGGCGAGCTCGATGCCGCCCACGCCCTGCGCTGCGAGCAGCACCTCGCAGAATGTGCCGGCTGCACCGCCGCCGTGCGCGACCTGCAGGCCCTGCGGCGCACCATCGGACAGGAGGGCGTCCGCTGGCCCGCGCCGGAGAGCCTCAGGCGGAGCGTCCTCGCCGCCGTCGCCCGGGAGACGCAGGCAAGCCCGGCGCCCCGATCACGGCCCTTCCTGTCCTTGCGCGGGGCATCCGGCGCGCTCGGGCGCTGGAGCCTCGTGCCCTCCCTGGCAGTGCTCGCCGCCGCGCTCGTCCTGGTGCTCGCCTCGCCGCGACAGGGGCCGGGACTGACGGACGAGCTCGTCGCCGGCCACGTCCGCTCGCTGCTCGCCAGCCACCTGACCGACGTCGCCACCTCCGACCAGCACACGGTGAAGCCGTGGTTCGGCGGCAAGGTCGACTTCTCCCCGCCGGTGGTCGACCTCGCCGCCCGCGGCTTCCCGCTGATCGGCGGCCGGGTCGACTATATCGGCGGCCGCGTCGTCGCCGCCCTGATCTACCGGCGCAACGGCCACGTCATCAATCTCTTCGTCTGGCCGGCCTCGGGAGGCGCGGCGACGGCCCTGGCGCGGGAAGGCTACAACCTGGTCAACTGGACCCAGGCCGGGCTGACCTTCTGGGCCGTCTCCGACCTCAATGCCGTCGAGCTCCGGGAATTCCAGGAGGACTTTGCCGAGGCGACGCCGAAATGA
- a CDS encoding ABC transporter permease, which yields MRIETRSWRDPVLLAATVPLALLMLFFFLVPLAMTVVLSFQTTRYYRLAWTWDLAVWAEVFGKPHYWIIMARTVGMALACVALCLVIAYPVAYALATRLARLQNHVKILITFAFLTDAVLKTFGWILVLDRNGVLNFGLERLGAGPEALNLLFTPAATLVGMVYNLAVYPLFTIYLSLVRIDRDLQLAAYDAGASRLRTFLEVTLPLSRPGLYAGAVLVFVLSLGVFLEPKVMGGGNAPMAAELIRQSFETRVNWPLGAALTLVLIVIGALSLLAAALVAMRSVRRQAGEAA from the coding sequence ATGCGGATCGAGACCCGCAGCTGGCGCGACCCCGTGCTCCTCGCCGCGACGGTGCCGCTGGCGCTGCTGATGCTGTTCTTCTTCCTCGTGCCCCTGGCCATGACGGTGGTGCTCAGCTTCCAGACCACGCGATATTACCGTCTTGCCTGGACCTGGGACCTCGCAGTCTGGGCAGAGGTGTTCGGCAAGCCGCACTACTGGATCATCATGGCGCGGACGGTGGGCATGGCGCTCGCCTGCGTCGCCCTGTGCCTCGTCATCGCCTATCCCGTGGCCTATGCCCTGGCGACGCGGCTCGCCAGGCTGCAGAACCACGTCAAGATCCTGATCACCTTCGCCTTCCTGACCGATGCGGTGCTGAAGACCTTCGGCTGGATCCTCGTCCTCGACAGGAACGGCGTGCTCAATTTCGGGCTCGAGCGCCTCGGCGCCGGGCCGGAAGCGCTGAACCTCCTGTTCACGCCGGCGGCCACGCTGGTCGGCATGGTCTACAACCTCGCCGTCTATCCCCTGTTCACGATCTATCTCTCGCTGGTGCGGATCGACCGGGACCTGCAGCTGGCGGCCTATGATGCCGGCGCCTCGCGCCTGCGCACCTTCCTGGAGGTGACGCTGCCTTTGTCGCGCCCGGGCCTCTATGCCGGGGCGGTCCTGGTCTTCGTGCTCAGCCTCGGCGTGTTCCTGGAGCCGAAGGTGATGGGCGGCGGCAACGCGCCGATGGCGGCCGAGCTGATCCGCCAGAGCTTCGAGACGCGGGTGAACTGGCCGCTCGGCGCCGCGCTCACGCTGGTGCTGATCGTGATCGGCGCGCTGTCGCTGCTCGCCGCGGCGCTGGTGGCGATGCGCTCGGTGCGCCGGCAGGCAGGGGAGGCGGCCTGA
- a CDS encoding ABC transporter permease codes for MTDRLKGTIVDTLLVGSVALMLVFLYVPIVTLVVFSFTDSRMLTLPIEGLSFAWYGELLRKPDFLPALANSAILALVSTLFVSVLGTGGALAWIRYRFRFQQAFRAVTFAPLLFPQLLLGVVMLLWFSLLGQWLGFSMGLPTMIVGHIVYVTPFALVIVAVQVYGFDETLEDAARDAGASGWEVFREVTFPLLWPGIFSAATFAFLLSWGNFYISYSLAGTVRTLPTFVYSGIAVGSSPIYPALATLNFVPALVLVVLADIVRRRAERRTRRAGGA; via the coding sequence ATGACGGATCGCCTGAAGGGCACGATCGTCGACACGCTGCTGGTCGGCTCCGTGGCGCTGATGCTGGTGTTCCTCTACGTGCCGATCGTGACGCTGGTGGTGTTCTCCTTCACCGACAGCCGCATGCTGACGCTGCCGATCGAGGGGCTCTCGTTCGCCTGGTACGGCGAGCTCCTGCGCAAGCCCGACTTCCTGCCCGCCCTGGCCAACTCGGCGATCCTGGCGCTGGTCTCGACCCTGTTCGTGAGCGTCCTGGGCACGGGCGGGGCGCTCGCCTGGATCCGCTACCGCTTCCGCTTCCAGCAGGCGTTCCGGGCGGTGACCTTCGCGCCGCTGCTGTTCCCGCAGCTCCTGCTCGGCGTGGTCATGCTCCTGTGGTTCTCGCTGCTCGGGCAGTGGCTCGGCTTCTCCATGGGTCTGCCGACCATGATCGTCGGCCACATCGTCTACGTCACGCCCTTCGCCCTGGTGATCGTCGCCGTGCAGGTCTACGGCTTCGACGAGACGCTGGAGGACGCGGCGCGCGATGCCGGCGCCAGCGGCTGGGAGGTGTTCCGCGAGGTCACCTTCCCGCTGCTCTGGCCCGGCATCTTCTCGGCCGCGACCTTCGCCTTCCTCCTGTCCTGGGGGAATTTCTACATTTCCTACAGCCTGGCCGGCACGGTGCGCACCCTGCCGACCTTCGTCTACAGCGGCATCGCCGTCGGCTCCTCGCCGATCTATCCGGCGCTCGCCACGCTCAATTTCGTGCCCGCCCTGGTCCTGGTCGTGCTGGCCGACATCGTGCGGCGGCGGGCCGAGCGCCGCACCCGCCGCGCCGGCGGCGCCTGA
- a CDS encoding FTR1 family iron permease encodes MLAALIIVFREVLEAGLVVGVVLAATRGLPGRGAWIGLGLVAGVLGACLLALFAGRIANLFEGAGQETLNAAVLLVAVAMLCWHNAWMARHGRDLARELKAVGADVAAGRRPLAALAVVCGVAVLREGSEVVLFLYGVAAAGGVTAGDIVIGGALGIVAGALVSALLYLGLIAIPLRYLFATLTTLITLLAAGLAAQAVDFLQQGGWLDAWSDAVWDTSGLLSQDSLVGRILHTLIGYIDRPTGMELVAYGAVVAVMLVLMAAASRGAGGRRSAAGPG; translated from the coding sequence ATGCTGGCCGCCCTGATCATCGTCTTCCGCGAGGTGCTCGAGGCCGGGCTGGTGGTCGGCGTCGTGCTCGCCGCCACCCGCGGCCTGCCCGGCCGCGGCGCCTGGATCGGCCTCGGCCTCGTCGCCGGCGTCCTCGGCGCCTGCCTGCTGGCGCTGTTCGCCGGCCGCATCGCCAACCTGTTCGAGGGGGCCGGCCAGGAGACGCTGAACGCCGCGGTGCTGCTGGTCGCGGTGGCGATGCTGTGCTGGCACAATGCCTGGATGGCGCGCCACGGCCGCGACCTCGCCCGCGAGCTGAAGGCGGTGGGCGCGGACGTCGCGGCGGGCCGCCGGCCGCTCGCGGCCCTGGCGGTGGTGTGCGGCGTCGCGGTGCTGCGCGAGGGCTCGGAGGTGGTGCTGTTCCTCTACGGGGTCGCCGCCGCCGGCGGCGTCACGGCCGGCGACATCGTCATCGGCGGCGCGCTCGGCATCGTCGCCGGGGCGCTCGTGTCGGCCCTGCTCTATCTCGGCCTGATCGCCATCCCGCTGCGCTACCTTTTCGCCACGCTGACGACGCTGATCACGCTGCTGGCCGCCGGGCTCGCCGCCCAGGCGGTCGACTTCCTGCAGCAGGGCGGCTGGCTCGATGCCTGGTCGGACGCGGTCTGGGACACGTCCGGCCTCCTGTCCCAGGACAGCCTGGTCGGCCGCATCCTGCACACGCTGATCGGCTATATCGACCGGCCGACGGGCATGGAGCTTGTCGCCTATGGCGCGGTCGTGGCGGTCATGCTCGTCCTGATGGCGGCCGCCTCGCGCGGCGCGGGCGGGCGCCGCTCCGCCGCCGGGCCGGGCTGA
- a CDS encoding glutamine synthetase: MAAGDEAAARLEAGLRELGAGEVHIGLFDPDAGFRDKLVSADKAVKLARKGYPFCDVLYGWDTAEKTYETGAYVDRPAALHADTLRRYPFAEGAALCIADFTGAFGALSARNQCLRMIEAAAAGGFTVMSAFEFEFAVFAETPETLRAKAFRDLAPFAPANRTYSLQTAALHGPLLAGLHETMRTLGIGVDAIHTELGPGCFEAPLVHAAGIRAADDAALFKAFAKAYFLRQGLVAGFMSKMAPTLSGQSGHLHISFVDREGRPAFHDAAGPHGLSRTALHFIGGLVRLMPEWLALCSQTVNAYKRMVPGAWAPTAANWGVQNRTAAVRVINDTPEATRVEFRVPSADTNPYAALAMALGAGLWGIRNAVEPPAPGAGDFYGASADPAAAFPRDLGAAADRLAASPAARALFGDAFVDAFAAARRFEDAEYRRHVSEWEIRRYLEVV, encoded by the coding sequence ATGGCGGCAGGAGACGAGGCGGCGGCGAGGCTGGAGGCGGGGCTGCGGGAGCTCGGCGCCGGCGAGGTCCATATCGGGCTGTTCGATCCCGATGCCGGGTTCCGCGACAAGCTGGTCTCGGCCGACAAGGCGGTGAAGCTCGCCCGCAAGGGCTACCCGTTCTGCGACGTGCTCTATGGCTGGGACACGGCCGAGAAGACCTACGAGACCGGCGCCTATGTCGACCGGCCGGCGGCGCTGCACGCCGACACCCTCAGGCGCTATCCCTTCGCCGAGGGCGCGGCCCTGTGCATCGCCGACTTCACCGGCGCCTTCGGCGCGCTTTCGGCGCGCAACCAGTGCCTGAGGATGATCGAGGCGGCGGCGGCCGGCGGCTTCACGGTGATGTCGGCCTTCGAGTTCGAGTTCGCGGTGTTCGCCGAGACGCCGGAGACGCTGCGGGCCAAGGCCTTCCGCGACCTCGCCCCGTTCGCGCCGGCCAACCGCACCTATTCGCTGCAGACGGCGGCGCTGCACGGCCCGCTGCTGGCGGGGCTGCACGAGACCATGCGCACGCTCGGCATCGGCGTCGACGCCATCCACACCGAGCTCGGGCCGGGCTGCTTCGAGGCCCCGCTCGTCCATGCCGCCGGCATCCGCGCCGCCGACGACGCCGCCCTGTTCAAGGCCTTCGCCAAGGCCTATTTCCTGCGCCAGGGCCTCGTTGCCGGCTTCATGTCGAAGATGGCGCCGACCCTGTCGGGCCAGTCGGGCCATCTGCACATCTCCTTCGTCGATCGCGAGGGCCGCCCGGCCTTCCACGACGCCGCGGGCCCGCACGGGCTCAGCCGCACGGCGCTGCACTTCATCGGCGGGCTGGTGCGGCTGATGCCCGAATGGCTGGCGCTGTGCAGCCAGACGGTCAACGCCTACAAGCGCATGGTGCCCGGCGCCTGGGCGCCGACCGCGGCCAATTGGGGCGTCCAGAACCGCACCGCCGCGGTCCGGGTGATCAACGACACGCCGGAGGCGACCCGGGTCGAGTTCCGCGTGCCCTCCGCCGACACCAATCCCTATGCCGCTCTCGCCATGGCGCTCGGGGCGGGGCTGTGGGGCATCCGCAACGCGGTCGAGCCGCCGGCGCCCGGCGCGGGCGACTTCTACGGCGCCTCCGCCGACCCCGCCGCCGCCTTCCCGCGCGACCTCGGCGCGGCCGCCGACCGCCTGGCCGCGAGCCCTGCGGCGCGCGCGCTGTTCGGCGATGCTTTCGTCGACGCCTTCGCCGCGGCCCGCCGCTTCGAGGACGCGGAATATCGCCGCCACGTCAGCGAGTGGGAAATCCGCCGCTACCTCGAGGTCGTCTAG
- a CDS encoding ABC transporter ATP-binding protein, with translation MPDLPSPIIEASAIVKDYGPFRALHGVSLDVGTGEFVALVGPSGCGKTTLLKILAGFEAPSRGGLRIRGADMAGVPAAARPTRMVFQRLALFPHKSVRDNIAFPLKLAKVARAESEARVAGMLRLMHLDPAYLDRFPAQLSGGEQQRVALARALVSKPAVLLLDEPMSALDAKLKKSLQGELKNLHRNLGTSFVLVTHDLEEAMMLADRICVMRGGRVVQVGTPGEIYYRPVDAFVAGFIGDTNLFPVSTARRADGGVSCASPVLAAEATLSPGQMADGAAAGGAVLLVRPEAMRFVGADGARACTLAGTVEEYFVKGASIQYRIRVPGHEAAVVMELAGTPNLPAAVGDAVRVGFDPADAFLLGA, from the coding sequence ATGCCCGACTTGCCGAGCCCCATCATCGAAGCCTCCGCCATCGTCAAGGACTACGGCCCGTTCCGGGCGCTGCACGGCGTGTCGCTCGACGTGGGCACGGGCGAGTTCGTGGCGCTCGTCGGCCCGTCGGGCTGCGGCAAGACGACGTTGCTGAAGATCCTGGCGGGGTTCGAGGCGCCGAGCCGGGGCGGCCTGCGCATCCGCGGCGCCGACATGGCCGGCGTTCCCGCGGCGGCGCGGCCGACGCGCATGGTGTTCCAGCGCCTGGCCCTGTTCCCGCACAAGAGCGTGCGCGACAACATCGCCTTCCCGCTCAAGCTCGCCAAGGTCGCCCGCGCCGAGAGCGAGGCGCGGGTCGCCGGGATGCTGCGGCTGATGCATCTGGATCCCGCCTATCTCGACCGCTTCCCGGCGCAGCTTTCCGGCGGCGAGCAGCAGCGCGTCGCCCTCGCCCGCGCCCTGGTGTCCAAGCCCGCGGTGCTGCTGCTCGACGAGCCGATGAGCGCGCTCGACGCCAAGCTGAAGAAGTCGCTGCAGGGCGAGCTGAAGAACCTGCACCGCAACCTCGGCACCAGCTTCGTCCTGGTCACGCACGACCTGGAGGAGGCGATGATGCTGGCCGACCGCATCTGCGTGATGCGCGGCGGCCGCGTCGTCCAGGTCGGCACGCCGGGCGAGATCTACTACCGCCCGGTCGACGCCTTCGTCGCCGGCTTCATCGGCGACACCAACCTGTTCCCGGTCTCGACGGCGCGGCGGGCGGACGGCGGCGTCTCCTGCGCCTCGCCGGTCCTCGCCGCCGAGGCGACGCTCTCGCCCGGGCAGATGGCGGACGGTGCCGCGGCGGGCGGCGCGGTGCTCCTCGTGCGGCCGGAGGCGATGCGCTTCGTCGGCGCGGATGGCGCCCGCGCCTGCACGCTGGCCGGGACGGTGGAGGAATATTTCGTCAAGGGCGCGTCGATCCAGTACCGCATCCGCGTGCCCGGGCACGAGGCGGCGGTGGTGATGGAGCTCGCCGGCACGCCGAACCTGCCGGCCGCGGTCGGCGACGCCGTGCGGGTCGGCTTCGACCCCGCCGACGCCTTCCTGCTCGGGGCCTAG
- a CDS encoding cupredoxin domain-containing protein, whose amino-acid sequence MSRIRRSILLLALVLPAGALAGSPAYTPTNADGQVEVVLKDHRFTPAEIHVPAGKRAQLLVRNQDATADEFDSTALKVEKVIGGGSEGVVRLRALDPGRYPFMGEFHAETAQGVVIAE is encoded by the coding sequence ATGTCCCGTATCCGCCGTTCGATCCTGCTGCTGGCGCTGGTGCTGCCGGCCGGCGCCCTGGCGGGCTCGCCCGCCTACACGCCCACCAATGCCGACGGCCAGGTCGAGGTCGTGCTGAAGGACCATCGCTTCACCCCGGCCGAGATCCACGTCCCCGCCGGCAAGCGCGCACAGCTCCTGGTCAGGAACCAGGACGCCACGGCCGACGAGTTCGATTCCACCGCGCTCAAGGTCGAGAAGGTGATCGGCGGCGGCAGCGAAGGCGTGGTGCGCCTGCGGGCGCTCGATCCCGGCCGCTATCCCTTCATGGGCGAGTTCCATGCGGAGACGGCGCAGGGCGTGGTGATCGCGGAGTAG
- a CDS encoding ABC transporter substrate-binding protein codes for MSTTTRPGPSSPISRRSLLKGLGAGAALAAGGLVPGRARAAESIRYMCWEGYNAPAILDPFQKAHDAAIAVDLITDSAGGFAKLAAGAYRDFDLVSSDSPWVARMGPAGICRFLDDKDFSAQYAEFYPQFRAPFGPLQFEGKATGLPTRWGWVGPTVNTKFDKLETWRSYAPVFDAAYKDKICLLDWGDWPIMPLALHAGVNPYQPLDKPALDEVRKVLRAAFKNTRAIVGDLAIAQKGLIDGSFRALIGGGTYCTSSLRVAGHDYLQSIVPEPQGGLKQGIIWMEATGLIDNGRNSAGAAEFLKYIVSPEVAVKLAITEATCNLVPNSKAEALFTPEQKKALQMDYMWTAWDNSQFHTIAPNIDDMLAIWQEELAAR; via the coding sequence ATGAGCACCACGACAAGACCCGGGCCGTCGAGCCCGATCTCCCGCCGCAGCCTGCTGAAGGGCCTCGGCGCCGGCGCCGCCCTCGCCGCCGGCGGCCTCGTGCCCGGCCGCGCCCGGGCCGCCGAGTCCATCCGCTACATGTGCTGGGAGGGCTACAACGCCCCGGCGATCCTCGATCCCTTCCAGAAGGCCCACGACGCGGCGATCGCGGTCGACCTGATCACCGATTCGGCCGGCGGCTTCGCCAAGCTCGCGGCCGGCGCCTATCGCGACTTCGACCTCGTCTCCTCCGACAGCCCCTGGGTCGCGCGGATGGGCCCGGCCGGCATCTGCCGCTTCCTCGACGACAAGGATTTCTCGGCCCAGTACGCCGAGTTCTATCCGCAGTTCCGTGCGCCCTTCGGGCCGCTGCAGTTCGAAGGCAAGGCGACCGGCCTGCCGACCCGATGGGGCTGGGTGGGGCCGACGGTCAACACCAAGTTCGACAAGCTGGAGACCTGGCGCAGCTACGCGCCGGTGTTCGACGCCGCCTACAAGGACAAGATCTGCCTGCTCGACTGGGGCGACTGGCCGATCATGCCGCTGGCGCTGCATGCCGGGGTCAATCCGTACCAGCCGCTGGACAAGCCGGCGCTGGACGAGGTGCGGAAGGTCCTGCGCGCCGCGTTCAAGAACACCCGCGCCATCGTCGGCGATCTCGCCATCGCCCAGAAAGGCCTGATCGACGGCTCCTTCCGGGCCCTGATCGGCGGCGGCACCTACTGCACCTCCTCCCTGCGCGTGGCCGGCCACGACTATCTCCAGTCGATTGTCCCCGAGCCCCAGGGCGGGCTGAAGCAGGGCATCATCTGGATGGAGGCGACCGGCCTCATCGACAATGGCCGCAATTCCGCCGGCGCGGCCGAGTTCCTGAAATATATCGTCTCGCCCGAGGTCGCGGTGAAGCTCGCCATCACCGAGGCGACCTGCAACCTCGTGCCCAACAGCAAGGCCGAGGCGCTGTTCACGCCCGAGCAGAAGAAGGCGCTGCAAATGGACTACATGTGGACGGCCTGGGACAACAGCCAGTTCCACACCATCGCGCCCAATATCGACGACATGCTGGCGATCTGGCAGGAAGAGCTTGCCGCCCGCTGA
- a CDS encoding helix-turn-helix transcriptional regulator — translation MLEFFETWNRSIAEAMRLLRQPDFPRAVEAALAALVEHDIVMVFAYAGAERPVCLHHNMAPDRAATVIRDYVRGPYLLDPFYGAAAGPERCGVLRLRDLAPDLFYNSEYFKRHYVRTRIRDEVGFLVRPAAGTGVVLSITRPMDRPAFSARDMQAIRAAEPVLRTLAEAHWQDWRPGPAERPPAPAGKPIDLALDRMAGGLLTPREIEITAMVLRGHSSGSIAAILGISEGTVKIHRKNIYHKLAVASQADLFSRFIQHL, via the coding sequence GTGCTGGAGTTCTTCGAAACCTGGAACAGAAGCATCGCCGAGGCGATGCGGCTCCTGCGGCAGCCGGATTTTCCGCGCGCGGTCGAGGCGGCGCTCGCCGCGCTGGTCGAGCACGACATCGTCATGGTGTTCGCCTATGCCGGTGCCGAGCGGCCGGTGTGCCTGCACCACAACATGGCGCCGGACCGCGCGGCGACGGTGATCCGCGACTATGTCCGCGGGCCCTACCTGCTCGATCCCTTCTACGGCGCGGCGGCGGGCCCGGAGCGCTGCGGCGTGCTGAGGCTGAGGGATCTGGCGCCCGACCTGTTCTACAACTCCGAATATTTCAAGCGCCACTATGTGCGCACCCGCATCCGCGACGAGGTCGGCTTCCTCGTGCGGCCCGCCGCCGGCACCGGCGTGGTGCTCAGCATCACGCGGCCGATGGACCGGCCGGCCTTCTCCGCCCGCGACATGCAGGCGATCCGCGCCGCCGAGCCCGTGCTGCGCACCCTGGCCGAGGCCCATTGGCAGGACTGGCGTCCGGGCCCGGCCGAGCGGCCGCCCGCCCCGGCCGGCAAGCCGATCGACCTGGCGCTCGACCGCATGGCCGGTGGGCTCCTGACCCCGCGCGAGATCGAGATCACCGCGATGGTGCTGCGCGGCCATTCCAGCGGGTCGATCGCCGCCATCCTCGGCATCAGCGAGGGGACGGTGAAGATCCATCGCAAGAACATCTACCACAAGCTGGCGGTGGCCAGTCAGGCGGACCTGTTCTCGCGCTTCATCCAGCACCTCTAG
- a CDS encoding DUF779 domain-containing protein, with protein sequence MVNRVEITEAAAAVVARLEAQHGPLMFHQSGGCCDGSAPMCYPAGDFRVGPQDVPLGEIAGCRFYIGAAQFDYWRHTQLIIDVVPGRGSGFSLEAPEGVRFLTRSRVFTDDEVTELAARGEPERAG encoded by the coding sequence ATGGTCAACCGGGTCGAGATCACCGAGGCGGCGGCGGCGGTCGTGGCGCGGCTCGAGGCGCAGCACGGGCCGCTGATGTTCCACCAGTCCGGCGGCTGCTGCGACGGCTCGGCGCCGATGTGCTATCCCGCCGGCGACTTCCGGGTCGGGCCGCAGGACGTGCCGCTCGGTGAGATCGCCGGCTGCCGATTCTATATCGGCGCCGCCCAGTTCGACTATTGGCGCCACACCCAGCTGATCATCGACGTGGTGCCCGGCCGCGGCTCCGGCTTCTCGCTCGAGGCGCCGGAGGGCGTGCGCTTCCTCACCCGCAGCCGCGTCTTCACCGACGACGAGGTCACCGAGCTCGCAGCCCGGGGCGAGCCCGAGCGGGCCGGTTGA